The following are encoded in a window of Ruminiclostridium herbifermentans genomic DNA:
- the thrS gene encoding threonine--tRNA ligase, translating to MIKITLKDGSTKEYQKGITIKEVAESISAGLARVALAGEVDGKVKDLGFKLEEDCNLNLLTFDDEGGRLAYRHTTSHVLAQAVKRLFPNVKLAIGPAIDNGFYYDFDTEKNYTPDDLIKIEKEMENIIKEDLQLERFTLPRDEAIKFMEEKGESYKVELIRDLPEDEEISFYKQGDFVDLCAGPHLPSTGKIKAIKLMSATGAYWRGNEKNKMLQRIYGTAFPKKSQLDEYLFRMEEAKKRDHRKLGKELDLFDILDEGPGFPFFMPKGMVLRNLLEDFWRSEHKKAGYQEIKTPMILNKELWIRSGHWENYKENMYTVEIDEQDFAIKPMNCPGGILVYKRKLHSYRDLPVRAGELGLVHRHELSGALHGLMRVRCFTQDDAHIFMTPEQIKDEVTGVINLIDDFYKVFGFKYNVELSTRPEKSIGSDEMWELSTTGLKEALEAKGINYKINEGDGAFYGPKIDFHLEDSIGRTWQCGTIQLDMNLPERFDLTYVGADGEKHRPVMIHRVVFGSIERFIAILTEHFAGAFPVWLSPVQVKILPLVDKHHDYAYEVKKILEQYDIRVEVDTRNEKIGYKIREAQMEKTPYMLVIGDKEMENNAVAVRSRKEGDLGALSVQDFVNKIVEEIKTKAK from the coding sequence ATGATAAAAATTACTTTAAAGGATGGCAGCACAAAAGAGTACCAAAAGGGTATTACAATAAAAGAAGTTGCTGAAAGCATTAGTGCAGGTTTAGCTCGAGTGGCACTAGCAGGTGAGGTTGATGGAAAAGTAAAAGATTTAGGTTTCAAGCTTGAAGAAGATTGTAATTTAAACCTTTTGACATTTGATGACGAAGGCGGAAGGTTAGCTTATAGGCATACTACATCACATGTTTTAGCTCAAGCTGTAAAGAGACTATTCCCAAATGTTAAGCTAGCAATAGGTCCTGCAATTGATAATGGTTTTTATTATGACTTTGACACAGAAAAGAATTATACACCTGATGATTTGATTAAAATTGAAAAAGAAATGGAGAATATTATAAAAGAGGATCTCCAATTAGAAAGATTTACTCTTCCTAGAGATGAAGCTATCAAATTTATGGAAGAAAAAGGCGAATCATATAAAGTAGAGCTTATTAGAGATTTGCCAGAAGACGAAGAAATATCTTTTTACAAGCAGGGTGATTTTGTAGACCTATGTGCTGGCCCTCATTTGCCTTCAACTGGAAAAATTAAAGCAATAAAGCTTATGAGTGCTACAGGTGCTTATTGGAGAGGTAATGAGAAAAATAAAATGCTTCAAAGAATATATGGTACTGCATTTCCTAAGAAAAGCCAGCTTGATGAATATCTTTTTAGAATGGAAGAGGCTAAAAAGCGTGACCATAGAAAGCTTGGAAAAGAATTGGATTTGTTTGACATATTAGATGAAGGACCAGGATTCCCATTCTTCATGCCTAAAGGAATGGTGCTTCGTAATTTACTTGAAGATTTTTGGCGCAGTGAGCACAAAAAAGCAGGATATCAGGAAATTAAAACACCTATGATTCTAAACAAGGAACTTTGGATTAGATCAGGTCACTGGGAAAATTATAAAGAAAATATGTATACTGTAGAAATAGATGAGCAGGATTTTGCAATTAAACCAATGAACTGTCCAGGAGGTATTTTAGTATACAAAAGAAAGCTTCATTCATATAGAGATCTTCCAGTAAGAGCGGGTGAACTTGGACTTGTACACAGACATGAGTTGTCTGGGGCTCTGCATGGATTAATGAGAGTAAGATGCTTTACTCAAGATGATGCTCATATATTTATGACACCTGAGCAAATTAAAGATGAGGTAACAGGTGTAATTAACTTAATTGATGATTTCTATAAGGTGTTTGGATTTAAATATAATGTTGAACTTTCAACTAGACCAGAGAAATCAATTGGTTCAGATGAAATGTGGGAATTATCTACAACTGGACTTAAAGAAGCGTTAGAAGCTAAAGGTATAAACTATAAAATAAATGAAGGTGACGGTGCCTTCTATGGACCTAAGATAGACTTCCACCTTGAAGATTCTATAGGACGTACATGGCAGTGCGGAACTATACAGTTAGATATGAATTTGCCAGAGAGATTTGATTTGACCTATGTTGGTGCTGATGGAGAAAAGCATAGACCAGTAATGATTCATAGAGTTGTATTTGGAAGTATTGAAAGGTTTATTGCTATTTTGACAGAGCACTTTGCAGGTGCCTTCCCAGTATGGCTTTCACCAGTTCAGGTTAAAATATTGCCACTAGTTGACAAGCATCATGACTATGCATATGAGGTCAAAAAGATACTTGAACAGTATGATATTAGAGTTGAAGTTGACACAAGAAATGAAAAAATAGGCTATAAGATTAGAGAGGCTCAGATGGAAAAAACACCTTATATGCTAGTAATTGGTGATAAGGAGATGGAAAACAATGCTGTAGCTGTAAGGTCCAGAAAAGAAGGAGATCTTGGAGCACTATCAGTTCAGGATTTTGTAAATAAAATAGTTGAAGAAATAAAAACTAAGGCAAAATAA
- a CDS encoding ECF transporter S component, producing MNNKVLWITRTAALTALLIVMQAATSSLGNTLVTGSIVNLILIVSVMTCGVSTGITVGIISPVCAKLFGIGPFWSLIPFIIAGNIVLIILWHIIGNCKMEKFKLSYVLALIVAAVAKFLVLYLGIVKLAIPVFLKLPEQKAIVVSNMFSIPQLITALIGGVLALIVLPVLKRAIKFKG from the coding sequence ATGAATAATAAAGTTTTATGGATTACAAGAACAGCGGCACTTACAGCCTTACTTATTGTGATGCAGGCTGCTACTTCATCCCTTGGCAATACCTTAGTTACTGGTTCAATTGTCAATTTGATTTTAATTGTTTCAGTTATGACTTGTGGCGTGTCTACGGGAATAACAGTGGGGATAATTTCACCTGTGTGTGCAAAGCTTTTTGGTATTGGACCATTTTGGTCGTTAATTCCATTTATAATTGCGGGTAATATTGTGTTGATAATTCTGTGGCACATTATTGGAAATTGTAAGATGGAAAAGTTTAAGTTGTCATATGTTCTTGCATTGATTGTGGCAGCAGTTGCTAAATTTTTAGTCTTATATTTAGGGATTGTCAAGCTTGCAATTCCTGTTTTCTTGAAACTTCCTGAACAAAAGGCTATTGTTGTGTCAAATATGTTTTCCATTCCGCAATTGATAACTGCCCTTATAGGTGGTGTTCTTGCCTTAATAGTACTGCCTGTGCTGAAGCGCGCTATTAAGTTTAAAGGATAA
- a CDS encoding helix-hairpin-helix domain-containing protein has protein sequence MEITLFGKQIYIKKVLLISVSIILILGLGGLGYFLKQVYKPLSSSDIEVTNTSVVKAEKVESSGETNSSEELDKVEEEPEIKVYVVGCVNKPGVVTIKKGQVIDDAIKMAGGATEEADLENINLAYIINENTMLRIKAKVSNIADNKIISENNSKENANIQVDSNKPKANVSQQKTSVSANFKSDENSSSNVLNSGVDIIKDSMGCVVEAPKTGSKEESSLININTASQSELESLPNVGPATAKAIISYREKNGGFKKLTDIMKITGIKQKTFDKIKDFICIE, from the coding sequence ATGGAAATAACATTATTCGGAAAGCAAATTTACATTAAGAAAGTTTTGTTGATAAGTGTATCAATAATTCTTATTCTTGGTTTGGGGGGATTAGGATATTTTTTGAAGCAGGTGTATAAGCCATTATCTAGTTCTGATATAGAAGTAACTAACACAAGTGTAGTCAAAGCTGAGAAAGTTGAGTCATCAGGTGAGACTAATTCTTCTGAGGAACTTGATAAAGTGGAAGAAGAGCCAGAAATAAAGGTATATGTTGTTGGCTGTGTAAATAAACCAGGCGTAGTTACTATAAAAAAGGGGCAGGTAATTGACGATGCAATAAAGATGGCTGGTGGTGCTACAGAAGAGGCTGATTTAGAAAATATTAATTTGGCTTACATAATAAATGAAAACACAATGTTAAGAATAAAAGCAAAGGTTTCAAATATTGCTGACAATAAAATTATTTCTGAAAATAATTCAAAAGAGAACGCCAATATACAAGTGGATTCTAACAAGCCAAAAGCAAATGTTAGTCAACAAAAAACGAGTGTTTCTGCCAATTTTAAAAGTGATGAGAATAGCAGTTCAAATGTATTAAATAGTGGTGTAGATATAATTAAGGATAGTATGGGCTGTGTTGTTGAAGCCCCAAAGACTGGCAGCAAAGAAGAAAGCAGTTTAATTAACATAAATACGGCATCACAGTCCGAACTTGAAAGTCTGCCTAATGTGGGGCCTGCTACTGCTAAAGCAATAATTTCCTATAGAGAAAAGAATGGAGGTTTTAAAAAACTTACAGATATTATGAAAATTACTGGCATAAAACAGAAAACTTTTGACAAAATCAAAGATTTTATTTGCATAGAATAA
- a CDS encoding D-alanyl-D-alanine carboxypeptidase family protein, with translation MKKAITALIILLILSFQASPVFCALDIDAAAYILMDAKTGSVLYEYQPDIRLRPASTTKIMTALVALKKGDLSQVMTASSKAVSDIGVGGMNVGIMVGEQLSLDDLLHAMLIASANEAANIISENIYPNQTDFINAMNEMAVQIGAKNSTFTNPCGIDEYERDANHYSTARDLAIIAKECLTLPKFRDIISQKQLNSLSPTNKHQKWNVVNNTNKLLGQTIKYGINGEKQFTITGLKTGSTIRAGANFISSAVNDDGFELISVILGVNNKPGRTVFDFTETLLKAGYENFSNQLIVDRNTVIKNVQVEDAADDGNLALVTNGKLEAVLPNNENEWNIEKIITINQNLKAPIKKGDILGNIEYKKAGISIGKVSIVSSRTVDQSLKAKIEDYINKVIENSIFKFIFIALIVVVCFLILRKILRKISRARNRRRRLR, from the coding sequence ATGAAAAAAGCAATTACCGCACTAATTATTTTATTAATTTTGTCATTTCAAGCTTCACCAGTCTTTTGTGCTTTAGATATTGATGCAGCTGCATACATATTAATGGATGCCAAAACAGGCAGTGTGCTTTATGAATATCAGCCAGATATCAGACTTCGACCAGCAAGTACGACAAAAATAATGACTGCACTTGTAGCACTAAAGAAAGGTGATTTGAGCCAAGTAATGACTGCAAGCAGCAAAGCTGTATCTGATATAGGCGTTGGTGGAATGAATGTTGGCATCATGGTAGGAGAGCAGTTATCCTTAGACGACTTACTGCATGCTATGCTAATAGCATCAGCTAATGAGGCTGCAAATATTATTTCAGAAAACATATATCCAAACCAGACTGATTTTATTAATGCTATGAATGAAATGGCAGTTCAAATTGGAGCTAAAAATAGTACATTTACAAATCCTTGCGGAATTGATGAATATGAAAGAGATGCAAATCATTATTCTACCGCAAGGGACTTAGCAATTATTGCAAAGGAATGCCTTACACTACCAAAATTCAGAGATATTATCAGCCAAAAGCAGTTAAACTCACTTTCACCAACTAACAAGCATCAGAAGTGGAATGTTGTAAACAACACAAATAAGCTTTTAGGACAAACAATTAAATACGGTATCAATGGAGAAAAACAATTTACAATAACAGGTTTAAAAACTGGCTCAACTATTCGTGCAGGCGCAAACTTTATATCATCAGCAGTTAATGACGATGGTTTTGAATTAATATCTGTAATACTCGGAGTTAATAATAAACCTGGCAGAACTGTATTTGATTTTACAGAAACCCTTTTAAAAGCTGGTTATGAAAACTTCTCTAATCAATTGATTGTTGACAGGAATACTGTTATTAAAAATGTTCAAGTAGAAGACGCTGCTGACGATGGAAACCTTGCTCTTGTTACAAATGGTAAACTTGAAGCAGTATTACCTAATAATGAAAATGAATGGAATATAGAAAAAATAATAACGATAAATCAAAATTTAAAAGCACCAATTAAAAAGGGTGATATTTTAGGAAATATTGAATATAAAAAAGCAGGTATTTCAATCGGCAAAGTATCTATTGTTTCTTCACGAACAGTAGATCAAAGCTTAAAAGCTAAAATAGAAGATTATATAAATAAAGTTATTGAAAATTCAATATTTAAATTTATTTTCATTGCATTAATTGTAGTGGTTTGCTTTTTAATCCTTCGAAAAATACTCCGAAAAATATCAAGGGCAAGAAACAGAAGAAGGCGACTACGATAA
- a CDS encoding AMP-dependent synthetase/ligase yields MKTEPIYKQRKITDLKDMISQSVNLYGNRNAFYIKGSNGEYYGKTYNELKVEIDALGTALIDLGLKDKKIAILSENSQQWCTSYLTITCGVGVVVPLDRELPFNEIENLISRAGVSAIIFSSKHEKDMLQLRQISNQIEYYINIDAETDKDNDLLSYSKLIEKGKILVQNGNRTYLDAEIDENAMCALIFTSGTTDLAKGVMLSSKNIVSDIMAVCSMLTVDETDSSLSILPLHHTYECTANFLVMMYNGACFSFNEGLKHIVKNLQEVKPTVLMLVPLILENMHKKIIKQASKTKFGKLKLNVALEISNFLYSFLKIDIRKKLFKQVHNIFGGRVRLVICGAAAVNPDVSNDLCSMGVRIIQGYGLTECAPIVAVNNDHGYRDDSAGKPLAGVEVWLENVGDDGIGEIVVRGDNVMLGYYENPVATQKVLKNGCLYTGDLGYIDEEGYIFITGRKKNVIVTKNGKNIFPEEVEAYLAKSPYVKESLVWGRIDEESGETEVNAQIVIDMEEIKERLNVSTISMDEIYKLIQADVKEINKQMPLYKRIKNFTIREEEFIKTTTKKIKRYAENMS; encoded by the coding sequence ATGAAAACCGAACCGATTTACAAGCAAAGGAAAATTACAGATCTAAAAGATATGATTTCTCAAAGTGTAAATTTATATGGAAATAGAAATGCATTTTACATAAAAGGTAGCAACGGTGAGTATTATGGCAAAACATATAATGAGTTAAAGGTTGAAATTGACGCACTTGGTACTGCTCTTATCGATCTAGGGCTTAAGGATAAAAAGATTGCCATATTGTCAGAAAATAGTCAACAATGGTGTACCTCTTATTTGACAATTACTTGCGGTGTTGGTGTCGTTGTCCCTTTAGACAGAGAGTTGCCTTTTAATGAAATTGAAAATCTTATTTCACGTGCAGGGGTCAGCGCAATAATATTCTCCTCTAAGCATGAAAAAGATATGCTGCAGCTAAGGCAAATATCTAATCAAATTGAATACTATATTAATATAGATGCTGAAACTGACAAAGATAATGATTTACTTTCATACTCTAAGCTTATTGAAAAAGGAAAAATATTAGTTCAAAATGGTAACAGAACTTATTTAGATGCTGAAATAGATGAAAATGCAATGTGTGCATTAATTTTCACATCAGGAACTACTGATTTGGCAAAAGGAGTAATGCTATCTAGCAAAAACATTGTTTCTGATATAATGGCAGTTTGTTCAATGTTAACGGTTGATGAAACTGATAGTTCTTTATCTATCCTCCCTCTTCATCACACCTATGAATGTACTGCTAATTTTCTTGTTATGATGTACAATGGAGCATGCTTCTCCTTTAACGAAGGGTTAAAACATATTGTTAAAAATCTGCAAGAAGTAAAACCAACTGTTTTAATGCTAGTTCCTCTAATACTAGAGAATATGCACAAAAAAATTATTAAGCAAGCTTCAAAAACAAAATTTGGAAAACTTAAGCTTAATGTAGCTCTTGAAATAAGCAATTTTTTATATTCATTCCTTAAAATTGATATCAGAAAGAAGTTGTTCAAACAGGTACATAATATATTTGGCGGAAGAGTTCGATTAGTCATATGTGGTGCCGCTGCTGTAAACCCTGATGTTTCAAATGATTTATGCAGTATGGGAGTTAGAATTATTCAAGGGTATGGTTTGACCGAATGTGCGCCAATTGTTGCTGTAAATAATGATCATGGCTACAGAGATGATTCTGCTGGAAAACCCCTTGCAGGTGTTGAAGTATGGCTTGAAAATGTTGGTGACGATGGTATCGGAGAAATAGTTGTACGTGGAGACAATGTAATGCTCGGTTATTACGAAAATCCTGTTGCAACTCAAAAGGTACTTAAAAACGGTTGTTTATATACTGGAGATTTAGGATATATTGATGAAGAAGGATATATTTTTATAACTGGAAGAAAGAAAAACGTTATCGTTACCAAAAACGGAAAAAATATTTTCCCTGAAGAGGTTGAGGCTTACCTAGCAAAAAGTCCTTATGTGAAAGAGAGTTTAGTATGGGGCCGCATTGACGAAGAATCAGGCGAGACAGAAGTAAATGCCCAGATTGTTATTGATATGGAAGAAATTAAGGAAAGACTTAATGTGAGCACTATTTCCATGGATGAAATATACAAGCTTATTCAAGCTGATGTTAAAGAAATAAATAAACAAATGCCTTTATATAAGCGCATTAAAAACTTCACTATTCGTGAAGAGGAATTCATAAAAACCACAACAAAGAAAATTAAGCGATATGCTGAAAATATGAGTTAA
- a CDS encoding ABC-F family ATP-binding cassette domain-containing protein, translating into MISANGVSLRYGGRALFENVNIKFTAGNCYGLIGANGAGKSTFLKILSGEIEPSKGDVTITPGERLAVLKQDHYEFDEYEVLRTVIMGHPRLIEIMEEKEVLYAKSDFTEEDGIRLSELEAEFAELNGWEAESDAATLLNGLNIGEEYHNKKMKDIDANLKVRVLLAQALFGNPDILLMDEPTNHLDVASITWLENFLANFENTVIVVSHDRHFLNQVCTHIADIDFGKIQLFVGNYDFWYQSSQLALQQAKDANKKIEARMKELQEFIQRFSANASKSKQATSRKKLLEKLTLEDIKPSSRKYPFVDFKPDREAGNDLLMINGITKEVEGELLLNDVNIIVNKGDKIAFVGTYGKAKTTLFKILMGEMEPDSGDYKWGVTTSQAYFPADNSEYFDGVDLTLVDWLRQFSKDQTETFLRGWLGRMLFSGEEALKKASVLSGGEKVRCMLSKMMLSGANVLILDEPTNHLDLESITALNNGLINYKGTILFASHDHEFVQTIANRIIEITPKGIIDRQMTYDEYLENEDIAALRKEMWS; encoded by the coding sequence ATGATTAGTGCAAATGGTGTTTCTCTTAGATACGGAGGACGTGCTTTATTTGAAAATGTAAATATCAAATTTACGGCAGGGAATTGCTATGGATTAATTGGTGCTAATGGGGCTGGTAAATCAACATTTTTAAAAATTTTATCAGGTGAGATTGAGCCTAGCAAGGGAGATGTTACAATTACTCCTGGTGAAAGACTAGCTGTACTTAAGCAAGACCACTATGAGTTTGATGAATATGAGGTTCTAAGAACTGTAATTATGGGCCATCCAAGACTTATTGAGATAATGGAAGAAAAGGAAGTACTTTATGCGAAATCTGATTTTACTGAGGAAGATGGTATTAGACTTTCTGAATTAGAGGCAGAGTTTGCAGAATTAAATGGTTGGGAAGCAGAGTCCGATGCTGCTACTTTATTAAATGGTCTAAATATAGGTGAAGAGTATCATAACAAGAAAATGAAGGACATTGACGCTAATTTGAAGGTCAGAGTATTACTAGCCCAAGCATTATTTGGTAATCCTGATATTTTGCTAATGGACGAGCCTACAAACCACTTAGATGTCGCTTCAATTACTTGGCTTGAAAACTTTTTGGCGAACTTTGAAAATACAGTTATAGTTGTATCTCATGATAGACATTTTTTAAATCAGGTATGTACTCATATTGCAGATATTGATTTTGGAAAAATTCAATTGTTTGTTGGTAATTATGATTTTTGGTATCAGTCAAGCCAATTGGCATTACAACAAGCAAAAGATGCAAATAAGAAAATTGAAGCTAGAATGAAAGAATTGCAAGAGTTTATTCAGAGGTTTAGTGCAAATGCATCTAAATCTAAGCAGGCTACATCACGTAAAAAGTTACTTGAAAAGCTGACACTTGAAGACATAAAGCCATCTTCAAGAAAATATCCTTTTGTTGATTTTAAGCCTGATAGAGAAGCAGGAAATGACTTACTTATGATAAATGGGATTACAAAAGAAGTTGAAGGAGAATTGCTCCTAAATGATGTAAACATTATAGTAAACAAGGGTGATAAAATTGCTTTTGTAGGAACATATGGAAAAGCAAAAACAACCCTATTTAAGATATTGATGGGTGAGATGGAGCCTGATAGCGGTGATTATAAATGGGGTGTAACAACATCTCAGGCATATTTCCCAGCGGATAATTCTGAGTATTTTGACGGTGTAGACCTTACTCTTGTTGATTGGCTAAGACAATTTTCAAAGGATCAGACTGAGACCTTCTTGAGAGGCTGGTTAGGAAGAATGTTATTCTCAGGAGAGGAAGCTTTGAAAAAGGCATCTGTACTGTCAGGAGGAGAAAAGGTTCGCTGTATGTTATCAAAGATGATGCTTTCAGGAGCCAATGTTTTGATTCTTGACGAGCCTACAAACCACCTTGACTTGGAATCAATAACAGCTTTAAATAATGGTTTGATAAACTACAAAGGAACTATTTTGTTTGCCTCCCATGACCACGAGTTTGTTCAGACAATTGCAAACAGAATAATTGAAATAACTCCAAAGGGAATTATCGACAGACAAATGACATATGATGAGTATTTAGAAAATGAGGACATAGCAGCACTCAGAAAAGAAATGTGGAGTTAG
- the rsfS gene encoding ribosome silencing factor translates to MDSKKLVDRIMLAMQDKKAKDINIIDIHSITIIADYFVICSGTSTTHIKAIADEIEEKLTEMGVEPYHKEGYDTARWVLLDYGDVVVHVFYHEDREFYNLERLWSDGEMTCIR, encoded by the coding sequence TTGGATTCAAAAAAATTAGTTGACAGAATAATGTTAGCAATGCAGGATAAAAAGGCTAAGGATATAAATATTATTGATATCCATAGTATCACAATAATTGCTGATTATTTTGTGATTTGCAGTGGTACTTCTACCACACATATAAAGGCAATTGCAGATGAGATTGAGGAAAAGCTTACTGAAATGGGCGTTGAGCCATATCATAAAGAGGGTTATGACACAGCAAGATGGGTTTTATTGGACTATGGGGATGTAGTAGTTCACGTTTTCTATCATGAAGATAGAGAGTTCTATAATCTTGAAAGGTTATGGTCTGACGGTGAAATGACCTGTATAAGATAG
- a CDS encoding LytR C-terminal domain-containing protein, which yields MGKFLKIGFYALGTFLLFFSSIIVGANFYKDSGVFDKAVVEVKKQNTQSQSNNKIIVDKEKDKGEASKEPAEKTPAQSTVNNEKLVIEVINCTDKSGLAEEIRTMLESKGYKVSAGISLDGTRGTSQILIRKKGVIADTIRNTLKISIIKEELQPESRFDVTIILGNDFNP from the coding sequence ATGGGGAAATTTTTAAAAATAGGTTTTTATGCATTAGGAACCTTTTTGCTATTTTTTTCATCAATTATAGTAGGTGCTAATTTCTATAAGGATTCAGGAGTATTTGACAAAGCCGTAGTTGAGGTCAAGAAACAAAATACTCAGTCACAATCAAATAATAAAATCATAGTAGACAAAGAAAAAGACAAAGGTGAAGCTTCAAAAGAGCCTGCAGAGAAAACTCCTGCCCAGTCTACAGTTAACAATGAAAAGCTGGTTATAGAGGTTATAAACTGCACAGACAAAAGCGGATTAGCTGAAGAAATTAGGACAATGCTTGAATCGAAGGGCTATAAAGTAAGTGCAGGAATTTCTCTTGATGGTACACGAGGAACTTCTCAAATTCTGATACGAAAAAAAGGTGTAATAGCAGATACAATTAGAAATACTCTAAAAATATCTATTATAAAGGAAGAACTTCAGCCTGAATCACGATTTGATGTTACTATTATTTTAGGTAACGATTTTAATCCATAA
- the yqeK gene encoding bis(5'-nucleosyl)-tetraphosphatase (symmetrical) YqeK encodes MNIIEMDALLKESLKPNRYVHSVNTMKAAIQLAEHYGEDKDIAAVAGLLHDCAKELNDIEILKYCNDNKIELNEIEKNQLFLMHGEVGAIIAKEKYSVENEIILNAIRYHTTGFSKMNMIDKIVYLADYIEPGRTHRSADDVRSLVYEDIDKALICAFNNVIKFVIMQNGLIHPFTIEARNTLLLKG; translated from the coding sequence ATGAATATAATTGAAATGGATGCATTGCTAAAGGAATCGTTAAAACCCAATAGGTATGTTCATTCTGTTAATACGATGAAAGCAGCAATACAATTGGCAGAACATTATGGTGAGGATAAAGATATTGCTGCAGTTGCAGGTCTGCTTCACGACTGTGCAAAAGAATTGAATGATATCGAAATATTAAAATACTGCAATGACAATAAAATAGAATTAAATGAAATTGAAAAAAATCAGCTGTTTTTAATGCATGGCGAGGTTGGTGCCATAATAGCAAAAGAGAAATATAGTGTTGAAAACGAAATTATATTAAATGCTATAAGGTATCATACTACAGGTTTTTCAAAAATGAATATGATAGATAAAATAGTTTATCTGGCAGATTATATAGAGCCTGGGAGAACCCATCGCAGTGCTGACGATGTTAGAAGTCTTGTATATGAAGATATTGATAAAGCGTTGATTTGTGCTTTTAATAATGTTATTAAGTTTGTTATAATGCAAAATGGTTTAATCCATCCATTTACTATTGAAGCAAGAAACACGCTATTGTTGAAAGGATAG
- the nadD gene encoding nicotinate-nucleotide adenylyltransferase — MDKNLKIGICGGTFDPIHLGHLAIAEMVRCQLNLDKVLFIPTGRPPHKDINAVTDPIHRLNMVKCAIEGNEYFEAVDIEIKRDGYTYTVDTLKELHQIYPKGTTFYYIIGADVVKDLLTWKSPEEVFTLTKFAAVMRAGYLDNDFLDRIELMRNRFDADILSVEAPLIEISSTLIRERVNKNQSVKYLVNDCVDAYIKENNLYR, encoded by the coding sequence ATAGATAAAAATTTGAAAATAGGAATATGTGGAGGTACTTTTGACCCTATCCATTTAGGGCATCTTGCAATTGCTGAAATGGTAAGGTGCCAATTAAATTTGGACAAGGTTTTGTTTATTCCTACTGGCAGGCCCCCACATAAAGACATAAATGCTGTTACCGATCCTATTCATAGGCTAAATATGGTTAAATGCGCTATTGAGGGGAATGAGTACTTTGAAGCTGTTGATATTGAGATTAAAAGAGATGGCTACACTTACACAGTTGATACGCTCAAGGAACTTCATCAAATATATCCTAAAGGGACAACCTTTTACTATATAATTGGCGCAGATGTAGTTAAGGATTTATTGACTTGGAAAAGCCCTGAAGAAGTTTTTACATTAACGAAGTTTGCTGCAGTAATGAGAGCAGGATACTTAGACAATGATTTTTTGGATCGCATAGAGTTAATGAGAAATAGATTTGATGCAGATATACTGAGTGTTGAAGCACCACTTATAGAAATATCCTCTACTCTTATAAGAGAAAGAGTTAATAAGAATCAATCGGTTAAATACCTTGTGAATGATTGTGTTGATGCTTATATAAAAGAAAATAATTTATATCGATAA